In the genome of Pelmatolapia mariae isolate MD_Pm_ZW linkage group LG4, Pm_UMD_F_2, whole genome shotgun sequence, the window TAATGAAAGCTGTTGTTGAGTGCAAGGTAAGAGATAGGTATTTTCAGGAGTTTGGTAGATCAGCAGGTTGGCACGCTAGAAAAAGAGCACACCATATAGCTAAGGATACAGCAACAAGTGAAGCACTGTAGTTTTATACTACAGGCAAGTGTAAATGGGAAAAAGGCAAGCAAGCCTTGCCCACTTCTTGGAGGAAGTAAGTAAAATTAGTATTACTTATGCCCACACACATGTTAGAAGGACAGACAGGCAGAGCAAGAAGAGGAGTGAAAAGGAGAAGGCAGGTTAATGCCTGAGAGGACAAGAGGAACCATGACATGGATTCACTTAACTCGaactaaaataattaattaattgaccaaaaatattaataatgaacTTCTGCATAAGGAGAATCTGTATTCACTCATCTAATTGTGTTCCAGAATGCTTGGGCTGCTTTTTGTCAGTCACTTCCCACAATGTCAAACTCAATTCTATCATCCTCACTCAATGTTTCAGCCATTTTCGCGTTCAGTGAGCCAGGTAACCTCTATTCCCTGTAGTTTAAATGTCAGTGCTTTTCTATAATTATGCCTTTGAGACATTCTTATTTACAAAACCCAATGCTGCCCATTTTATCATTATGGGGGGAAATCCTGTTGTACATCCCACCATTGCTGGGACACTATTCTGTTATGTTGCTGAAGTGAAGTTTCATCTCCAAACAGTTTATTAAAGTTTATGGATTTGGTTTGTTGTAAAACTGTGTTTCAATAAAATATGttgttctttctctttctccacTGTAATAACctagagtaatattaaaaatgcatgttagTTGCATCCAATCTTCATTAGCATTTGGATTGAATATAACTACAGACTTTGGTCTAACTTGACAAGGTGTCTTGTCAAGTTAGACTAGTTTCCCTAAATTAACATTTAATCATCAGTTAAATATTCTGTAACTATTTTATTTCCAGTTAGTAGTGTTAATTGAATTTTTTCTACtataaaatgacacaaaactgCATATCTCTTTAATGTTGAGTGTGTGtagggctgttttaatttaCTTTGACACTATTAActaagaacaaaaaaatgaattataCCTGATCTTTGGTTTTTGAATATTTAAGCAGAGACTGTACAGTTATAATGTATATGATATGCTATAACGTGTTGaatgaaataaaccaaaactaAATATGTTAACATACGATCAATGACAAAGGTTTGGATTTCCTTTCTCCCTTCTATGTGTGGTTAAAggtaaaaaattattttttataacaTAATCAGCCTGTGCACATATATATGCCTGCGTCacctttatatatatatatatatatatatatatatatatatatatatatatatatatatatatatatatatatatatatatatatatatatatatatatatatatatatatatatgtatatatatatataatcagcTATAAATCTCTTTACATGTAACATGAGATTTGCTGTGGAGGAGATATCAGATTTTGTGAAGGCAGCATTGGATTTATTTGATGACTCGTCACATTATCAGTTTGGGTAAGCTATATAGTAAGATCGAAAATAGAAAGGAACCAACAACTGTGGCTTTATGTGCCAGCAAGCATCAGCAGGCAGGCATCTGGAGTACAAATAAGGTTGTCAGTGTGCATGTGCAATTTTAATGGGAAGCAGAGTATATTGAGTTTATCTCTATATCCTACAAGTATTAGTAACTTTGATTTAAAGACTTCAGATAGTACACTATTGTACAGCTTTTAATGTAACAGCTTTTAAAAGccccagaaataaaaaaaagtattgtaTAACATGTAATTCATTCTTTAAACAtgaacagttttgtttttctccatgatCAGTATAACATGATGTCTGTGTTTACAAACCTGTTAAAAGCattcattaatgctgacagcattAAAAAGTCCAAATCAGGCAtcttcagatttatttatttgtgatcTATGTTTTACTGAATTTGTGCTAATATTTAGCTTACAGGGAGAGCTTTTAACTACTTAAAGACTGTAAATGGTATACTGTTGTAGCGACACATATTTAATGTAACTGATACAATGTGATTTATGGCATTAGTGGGCAGAATTTATAAAACTCCATCCAGAAATTTATAATCTGTGTCATATTATCTAGTGTGTATAGATTAATATAAACTAATTTAAACCATGTAGGCCTACAGCTCTGTTCTTCTCAAATATATGATACTGAAAGTatttctttaatatttaattattatctTATTTGTTTAAATGATATGACAGTGGGAATTGTCATTCTAAATGGACATTTTGCTTATTATAGAgcatttatgtttaaataatcTTAGGTTATGTAAGATATAGATAGagattcagtaatgtatatacctttacatattgtacatatatttattactttttagattagccatttttatattttgcttgttttacattattgtattttgcacaactctgttgcttgtgaagctcgcacacaagaatttcactcacatgtactgtaccagtgtacctgcacatgtgatgtgacaataaaagtgatttgatttgatttgatttgatttgatatggTTTCTTTAGTTAAAGCTAACCCTGCTAGCACTGATACTGAAAGCTAGGATGGATGCTAAGCAGAGGCGCTGTCCTCATTTGCTAAATGATgatttttctgaagaaactaCAGTGTTGAATATTATATTTTCCAATGTGACAtttgtaaaataaagaaaaaattatACTGATTACATGTAATGAAATCATAGGAAAGAGTTTATTGAATTAATACATTGTAAACAGACAATTTAGCAGCTGTTTCATATTTTATGAACGCTGACAAAAGGTTCCAAATAGATGTCTCTTACTCAGCACTTTCAccctagaaaaaaaaataattaaaaaaatccaattatTCAACACATATTAACATTTTACAGTTTATCCCACGTGAATTTGCAGAAGGACATAAACTAAATTCTATCAGTGTataccaaattaaaaaaaaataatatgataTAAAAGATAATCTATCTAAAGACAACTAATTTAAAATGGGATCAGATGAATTACCTTTCCAACATCACGGCTCTTGGCTCTCAGTTTGTTGACCTGAGATTCAGCAATGTCAGCACGCTCCTGAGCTTCCTCCATCTCATGCTGGACCTTTCTCAGTCTGGACATGTGGGTGTTGGCCTGTTCTTCCTGTTCAGTATTACAGTatgttggatttttaaaaaaatatctgatcATTCATGAGAGCTATATTTACATGATTAACCATCTTTCAATATTTAAGGTCACAAAACATTTTACTCACAGCCTCCTCAGCCTGTCTCTTGTAAGCCTTGACTTTGAGCTGCAGCTTGTCCACCAGATCCTGAAGTCTGACCAAATTCTTCTTGTCCTCCTCAGTCTGCATAAACAACAAACTGTTACTGCCGGCCTAAGAAGAAAGAATTTAGGaacttaaatgtaataaatatttaGGTAAATGTGTAATCACCTGATAGGTGAGCTCCTTCACTCTCCTCTCATATTTGCGGACTCCTTTAACAGCATCAGCTCCACGTCTCTGCTCAGCTTCAACTTCAGTTTCCAGTTCACGGACCTTTAATGCCATGATAAATAATCAGCTTATAAATGTTAAGAgtacagagggaaaaaaagggtgGAGTTCATATGATGgaatcaaagtgtttatttaatACTTGAATAATAACTCAAGAATATATGCAGTCCATACCCTGGACTCCAGTTTCTGGAGCTGCTTCTTGCCACCCTTCATGGCGAGGTTCTCTGCCTCATCCAGACGGTGCTGCAGGTCCTTGACTGTGACCTCCAGGTTCTTCTTCATCCTCTCCAGGTGAGCACTGGTGTCCTgctccttcttcagctcttcAGCCATCATGGCAGCCTGAAATTATGGGTGGTGTTGGGATTATTGATCAAGCATGAACAAGAATTTTGAAAAGACAAGAAGGCTTGTAAAGTACTAACTTACATCAGTGATAGCCTTTTTGGCCTTCTCCTCAGCATTTCTTGCTTCTTGAACTGCATCATCCACCTCACCCTGAACCTGGACAAGGTCAGCCTCCAGCTTCTTCTTGGTGTTCAAAAGACTGGTGTtctgaataaaaaagaaacagttttaaTGATGTGATTCTCACTCTCTGATGTCTCAAAGTTCTTGTAAAGTAATGAATACTAACCTGAGAGTGAAGTAGTCCAACACGCTCGCTAGCATCAACCAACTCCTGCTCAGCTACTTTGcgtcctctctctgtctgctccAGAGCGGCTCTCAGCTCCTCAATCTCAGCCACCATCAGACCATTTCTGCGCTCCACCATGGCGACCTGCTCCTTCATGTCTTCCTGTCCTCTGATTGCGTCATCCAGGTGCAGTTGGGCATCctgatgaaacaaacaaacaaaagatattATCATTGTATGCTTTTAGgttaataaaaaacacacatacacacaaatgatCTACCAACTCACCTTGAGCTGTCCTTGGACATTCCTCAGTTGTTTCTGGGCCTCAGCAGCCTGTCTGTTGGCATGGCTCAGCTGAATCTCCATCTCATTCAGGTCTCCCTCCATCTTCTTCTTGACTCTCAGGGCATCATTCCTGCTCCTGACCTCAGCATCAAGAGTGCTCTGCATGGAGTCAATCACCCTCTGGCTGTTCCTCTTGATCTGCTCCATCTCCTCGTCCTTCTCTGCCAGCTTCCTGTCAATCTCACCTTTCACCTGGTTTAGCTCAAGCTGAACACGAAGGATCTTGGCCTCCTCGTGCTCCAGAGTTCCCTTTAAATGATTTAAAGagttatgtaaaaaaaatgttattgcaACATAAACTGGAGAAGGGATACTTTTATAAATTTAATTACAGACaaagtacatttttattaaatacattaCCTCAGCTTCCTCCAGAGCTGTCTGAATTTCAGACTTCTCAGTCTCAACAGTCTTCTTGGCCTTTTCCAGCTCATGGATGCTCTTTCCTGTCTCACCAATCTGCTCAGTCAGATCTGAGATCTCCTCTACAGAGCAAACACAGCCAAGAGTTAGAGTACTTGGAGCTgatatgtgcaaatgtttttgttacaacaaaagctgtaaatgaatataaatattAGAATCATATCCATATGATCTATAGCAAGATAAGCATACGCTGCAGGTTCTTGTTCTCTCTCTTCATGGTCTCAAGATGATCCAGAGCCTCTTCATAGGAGTTCTTCATCTTGAACAACTCAGTGCTGAGAGAACGAGCCTCCTTTTGGGCTCCTTCCAGCTCTGCCTGGCTCTCCTCATACTTCTGCTTCCATTCTGCCAGGACCTATGTTTATATAGGTTAATTAGTTAGTTGTTATTGTGGGTGTATGTTTATTCTTATTATATTAGTTATATTTAAATCTTTACCTTATCAAAGTTCCTCTGCTTCTTGTCAAGGTTGGCAGCCAGAGCATTAGCTCTCTCCACATCAATCATGAGGTCCTCCACCTCACCCTGCAGCCTCTGCTTGGTCTTCTCCAGTGAGGCACACTTGGAGTTCACAGCCTCAATGGATTCCTCAGCCTCCTGCAGGCGCTGGGCAAGCTTTTTCCTATTGTTTAAAGAATTTTGTTTTGATTAAGTCTGAATTGGTTGGTTTTAAGTctgaaaacaaatttaaacaatGAAAGTATTGTGACTTACTtggcctcctccagctcctcggTGCGCTGAATAGCATCAGTCTCATATTTGGATCGCCACTGAGCCACCTCACTGTTGGCCTTGGACATTCCTCGCTGCAGCTCAGCCTtggcctcctgctcctcctcaaaCTGCTCTCTGAGCAGATCACAGTCATGACGTGCTGATTGAACAGCATGAGCCAGGGCGTTCTTGGCCTGTTGAACAGACAATCAATGTCAGATGAACAACTTCAATgtttaaatcaattttaaagTCTAATGCTGAGAGGATGAGAAATTTAAATGGTAACAACTAGGCACCAAATTAGAGGACAGTCCAACTGATTTAAAACTTATGTGTTTAAATTAGTAAGTGCTATGATATAAAAGAATACAGAAAATAGTTCAGACCTTCACTTCCTCCTCAACGTGTCTCTTCAGCTCCTCAATCTGCTGAGTGAAGGCCTGCTTGCCCCTTGTGAGCTGAGAAATGAGAGCTTCTTTCTCCTCAAGCTGGCGACTAAACTCACCTGTAATTAACACACATGTATTAACCCTAGTTTGTTTAATTTCATCCACTGATTGATGGTAGTTTTAGGTCAACTCAATGTGAATAATTTCCAGAGACAGTTTTTTTCCCTTACCATTCTCTGTCTGAAGTCTCGCCTTCTGGGCATTAATGTCATTCAGCTGACGaacattttcatcatttttagcTTTAAGTTCACTTAGTTGATCCTCAAGAGTCCTGCACATTTTCTCCAAGTTGCCCTGTCAAAGCggttaacatttttatttagaaaaaagactGATTGCAAACAGTTAtacaaattcaaatttttacatttttaaaatctcatGCTATCTTACGTTATGTTAATCTTTTCTTATTTCAACAGTCATTCATACACAGGAGTGTTAGTAATAATAACATGATTACATCTATGAATATCTGCTTTTAAAGGTCTTGAAATGTGAAAAAGCAAAGTCTGTTTTCTATAAACAACGGCCACACCTTTGCTTTAGAGACTGCCTCCATGTTGCTAGAGAGGTCATCAATCTCCATCTTGTACTCGCTCTTCTCTTTCTCCAGCTTCTGTTTGACACGCTGGAGGTTGTCAATCTGCTCTCCGAGCTCTGCAACAGTGTCAGCCTGCTTCTTACGGAGAGCTGCTGCAGTAGCTTCATGCTGCAGAGTTGATTCTTCAAGATCACGACGCAGTTTCTGGAACTCAGCCTCTCGCTTCTTGTTCATCTCAatctgagcagctgttgctccACCAGCTTCCTCGAGCCTCTCGCTGATCTCTTCAAGCTCCCTGGAGAGGTCGGCTCTCTGCTTCTCTACCTTAGCCCGAGCTGCCCTCTCAGCCTCAATCTCCTCTTCCAGCTCTTCAATACGAGCCTTTAGGGTAATAACACCACAAAGACTTACTGAGTTGACATGTTTTAGTTTCACTGAACATAATATTTACCTAAAATAATGGTACCTGGAGTTCTTTGATCTTCTTCTGAAGCTGAGCACCAAGAGACTGCTCATCCTCAATCTTGCCAAGAAGTTGGCTGATTTCAAAGTCTTTCCTTGATGGAGAAACCAAGAGATTTTAATTGTCACAGTCTGTATGATTGTGTGAAAATTGAATTATTAATAACAGCAAACAAAATCCTACTTCTTGATTTTCTCATCAGACTGCTGCTTGTCATTCTCCAGATCCATTATGGATTCCTGGGCCAGTTTCAGATCTCCCTCCAGCTTCCTCTTGGCTCTCTCAAGGTCCATGCGGAGCTTCTTCTCTTGCTCCAGTGAACCCTCAAGCTATAAAATCATGTCAGTTGATTCAAGTGGTTTGAAAGACAATGATTCACTAACAAGCATTcattcataaaaacacaatcaccATCCATTAAAGTGTTTTCTTACATCATCAACTTGCTGTTCCAGTTTTGTCTTGGACTTGGTCAGAGTGTTGACTTTGTCTTCCTCTGCCTGGAGATCATCCAGTGTTTGCTGATGGGCCTCTTGTAAGGCTTTCTTCTCCTTAGTTAACTTGGCAATTGACTCATCTTGAGATGCCATCTCCTCTGTCAGGTTTTTCacctaaaataaataatacatttgaaTTCCCCATCAAAgttaacaaattaaaatggCAAAATAAGACATTACAGCATATAAACATATTATGCTTTTGTATTTTAGTGAACACTACAATCAATACGAACTGACCTTGTTTTCTGTGGCATGTTTCTCCTTTTCCACTTTGGCCAAGGTGAGCTCCAAGTCATCAATGTCCTTCTTTAGCTCagagcattcatcctccagcttcctcTTCTTAGCAGTCAGCTCAGCATTGatttcctcttcatcctccagtCTCTCACTTGT includes:
- the LOC134626310 gene encoding myosin heavy chain, fast skeletal muscle-like, giving the protein MSTDAEMEQYGPAAIYLRKPEKERIEAQTAPFDAKTAYFVTDPDEMYVKGKLVKKEGGKATVETDGGKTVTVKEDDIHPRNPPKFDKMEDMAMMTHLNEPSVLYNLKERYASWMIYTYSGLFCVVVNPYKWLPVYDATCVAAYRGKKRIEAPPHIFSISDNAYQFMLTDRENQSVLITGESGAGKTVNTKRVIQYFATIAALGGKKAEQTSGKMQGSLEDQIVAANPLLEAYGNAKTVRNDNSSRFGKFIRIHFGTTGKLASADIETYLLEKSRVTFQLSAERSYHIFYQLMTGHKPELLEALLITTNPYDYPMISQGEITVKSINDVEEFIATDTAIDILGFTADEKINIYKLTGAVMHHGNMKFKQKQREEQAEPDGTEVADKIAYLMGLNSADMLKALCYPRVKVGNEMVTKGQTVPQVNNAVSALCKSVYEKMFLWMVIRINEMLDTKQPRQFFIGVLDIAGFEIFDFNSLEQLCINFTNEKLQQFFNHHMFVLEQEEYKKEGIQWEFIDFGMDLAACIELIEKPMGIFSILEEECMFPKASDTTFKNKLHDQHLGKTKAFEKPKPAKGKAEAHFALVHYAGTVDYNITGWLDKNKDPLNDSVVQLYQKSSNKLLCFLYAAHASAEEAAGGGGKKGGKKKGGSFQTVSALFRENLAKLMTNLRSTHPHFVRCLIPNETKTPGLMENSLVIHQLRCNGVLEGIRICRKGFPSRILYGDFKQRYKVLNASVIPEGQFIDNKKASEKLLGSIDVDHTQYKFGHTKVFFKAGLLGTLEEMRDEKLAELVTMTQALCRGYVMRKEFVKMMERRESIFAIQYNIRSFMNVKNWPWLKLYFKIKPLLKSAETEKELQNMKENYEKMQTDLATALAKKKELEEKMVALLQEKNDLQLQVAAEVENLSDAEERCEGLIKSKIQLEAKLKETSERLEDEEEINAELTAKKRKLEDECSELKKDIDDLELTLAKVEKEKHATENKVKNLTEEMASQDESIAKLTKEKKALQEAHQQTLDDLQAEEDKVNTLTKSKTKLEQQVDDLEGSLEQEKKLRMDLERAKRKLEGDLKLAQESIMDLENDKQQSDEKIKKKDFEISQLLGKIEDEQSLGAQLQKKIKELQARIEELEEEIEAERAARAKVEKQRADLSRELEEISERLEEAGGATAAQIEMNKKREAEFQKLRRDLEESTLQHEATAAALRKKQADTVAELGEQIDNLQRVKQKLEKEKSEYKMEIDDLSSNMEAVSKAKGNLEKMCRTLEDQLSELKAKNDENVRQLNDINAQKARLQTENGEFSRQLEEKEALISQLTRGKQAFTQQIEELKRHVEEEVKAKNALAHAVQSARHDCDLLREQFEEEQEAKAELQRGMSKANSEVAQWRSKYETDAIQRTEELEEAKKKLAQRLQEAEESIEAVNSKCASLEKTKQRLQGEVEDLMIDVERANALAANLDKKQRNFDKVLAEWKQKYEESQAELEGAQKEARSLSTELFKMKNSYEEALDHLETMKRENKNLQQEISDLTEQIGETGKSIHELEKAKKTVETEKSEIQTALEEAEGTLEHEEAKILRVQLELNQVKGEIDRKLAEKDEEMEQIKRNSQRVIDSMQSTLDAEVRSRNDALRVKKKMEGDLNEMEIQLSHANRQAAEAQKQLRNVQGQLKDAQLHLDDAIRGQEDMKEQVAMVERRNGLMVAEIEELRAALEQTERGRKVAEQELVDASERVGLLHSQNTSLLNTKKKLEADLVQVQGEVDDAVQEARNAEEKAKKAITDAAMMAEELKKEQDTSAHLERMKKNLEVTVKDLQHRLDEAENLAMKGGKKQLQKLESRVRELETEVEAEQRRGADAVKGVRKYERRVKELTYQTEEDKKNLVRLQDLVDKLQLKVKAYKRQAEEAEEQANTHMSRLRKVQHEMEEAQERADIAESQVNKLRAKSRDVGKGESAE